A region from the bacterium genome encodes:
- a CDS encoding GNAT family N-acetyltransferase, protein MPVEIREITSEESAHYKQFFIAGLIHDEEAFRISPEDEINAPFPTSDKADSFTLGAYENKILIGVVSFQRDGHNREKLRHKGLIFRMYVAPYARRKGIGNLLMQELLKRIRQIKGIEIVWLTVLSHNDAAKSLYKKYGFRIFSVELNAIKWKRKYFNESSMALELPHFY, encoded by the coding sequence ATGCCGGTTGAAATCAGAGAAATTACTTCAGAGGAATCGGCTCATTACAAACAATTCTTTATAGCCGGTCTCATTCATGATGAAGAGGCATTTCGAATTTCTCCGGAAGATGAAATCAACGCCCCATTTCCTACTTCGGACAAAGCTGACAGTTTTACACTGGGGGCTTACGAAAATAAAATATTGATCGGCGTTGTCAGTTTTCAACGGGATGGCCATAATAGAGAAAAACTGCGCCACAAAGGCCTGATATTCAGAATGTATGTCGCTCCCTACGCCCGCAGAAAAGGTATTGGAAATTTGCTTATGCAAGAATTACTTAAACGAATCCGGCAAATTAAAGGCATCGAAATAGTCTGGTTGACCGTCCTCAGTCATAACGATGCTGCAAAATCTCTATATAAAAAGTATGGTTTCAGAATTTTCTCAGTCGAATTGAATGCAATCAAATGGAAGAGAAAATATTTTAACGAATCAAGCATGGCTTTAGAGCTTCCACATTTTTATTGA
- a CDS encoding class I SAM-dependent methyltransferase has translation METQLEQIREQQRESWNTFSPGWKKWDDLFMNFLEPKGTEIIRLLNPKGTDVILDVASGTGEPGLTIATKLNGGKVIITDLSEKMLDIAAENAERRNIKNIETRVCDVTELPFPDNTFDSIACRFGFMFFPDMLLAAKEMVRVLKPGGRIATSVWGVPEKNFWITAIMGTINRHMEIVPPPPEAPGMFRCAKEGLMADLFSKAGLKNISVKEITGKLNCQTADVYWNVMTELAAPVVAALSKADDAMKHTIKNDVFQAINQRYPTGNVVIESGALVIYGEK, from the coding sequence AAAAAATGGGATGACTTGTTCATGAATTTCTTAGAACCAAAAGGAACGGAAATCATTCGCCTGCTCAATCCCAAAGGCACGGATGTCATTTTGGATGTTGCATCAGGTACAGGCGAACCCGGACTTACGATAGCGACTAAATTGAATGGCGGGAAAGTGATTATCACCGATCTTTCGGAAAAAATGTTGGATATTGCTGCGGAAAATGCCGAACGTAGAAATATAAAAAACATCGAAACCCGCGTATGCGATGTAACGGAACTGCCTTTTCCGGACAATACGTTTGATTCTATCGCATGCCGTTTTGGCTTTATGTTCTTTCCTGATATGCTTTTAGCGGCAAAAGAAATGGTACGGGTACTGAAGCCGGGTGGTAGAATTGCTACGTCCGTATGGGGCGTTCCTGAAAAAAATTTCTGGATTACGGCCATAATGGGAACGATTAACAGGCATATGGAAATTGTTCCTCCTCCTCCGGAAGCACCCGGGATGTTTCGTTGTGCTAAAGAAGGATTGATGGCCGATTTGTTTTCCAAAGCCGGGTTGAAAAATATCTCCGTAAAAGAAATTACAGGAAAATTAAATTGCCAAACTGCCGATGTTTATTGGAATGTGATGACGGAATTAGCGGCTCCTGTTGTCGCCGCGCTCAGTAAGGCCGACGATGCCATGAAACATACAATCAAAAACGATGTGTTCCAAGCAATCAACCAGCGTTATCCGACGGGCAATGTTGTCATTGAATCAGGAGCCCTTGTCATTTATGGTGAAAAATAA